One segment of Scyliorhinus torazame isolate Kashiwa2021f chromosome 14, sScyTor2.1, whole genome shotgun sequence DNA contains the following:
- the LOC140389467 gene encoding EEF1A lysine methyltransferase 3-like, translated as MMKLMQRACFVHMYGDNDFRMQEYYDTCGFKLRFGVNPYSGLGCGSIVWNANATMSPLGSKVSLTAIFALGLSQYFEKEGIRFSDKKVLELGAGTGIVSILAALLDGDVTIPDKPELLNQIEWNVSFNIPSSFNPQVKVRALRWGRANSLFPSDYDSILCSDIMYFHDSIPLILEILLHLSNDKTTIYFASTMSYGKNVAIQGHVTLSQYFQTELVCRYNDEDVNVYRMRLNTPTKTQLVVLKRVNDGYKSSD; from the exons ATGATGAAACTGATGCAAAGAGCCTGTTTTGTGCATATGTACGGGGACAATGATTTCAGAATGCAAGAATACTATGACACCTGTGGTTTTAAGCTAAGATTTGGCGTGAATCCATATTCTGGGCTAGGATGTGGATCCATAGTCTGGAACGCT AATGCAACCATGTCGCCTCTGGGGAGCAAGGTATCACTGACAGCAATCTTC GCCCTTGGTCTGTCTCAGTACTTTGAGAAAGAGGGAATAAGATTTTCGGATAAGAAAGTGCTTGAGCTTGGAGCGGGCACTGGAATTGTGAGCATTCTTGCTGCTCTTCTGG ATGGAGATGTTACCATTCCAGACAAACCGGAGCTGCTTAATCAAATAGAATGGAATGTGTCTTTCAATATCCCTTCTTCCTTCAACCCTCAGGTCAAAGTCCGTGCCCTCCGCTGGGGCCGTGCCAACAGCCTGTTCCCCTCAGACTACGACTCTATCCTCTGCTCGGACATTATGTATTTTCATGACAGTATTCCTTTAATTCTCGAGATTCTTCTTCACCTCAGCAATGACAAGACAACCATTTATTTTGCCTCTACGATGTCCTACGGCAAGAATGTGGCCATACAGGGCCATGTCACCCTGTCTCAGTATTTTCAAACTGAGCTTGTTTGCAGATACAATGACGAAGATGTTAACGTTTACAGAATGCGTCTCAATACTCCTACCAAA ACTCAGCTTGTTGTTCTGAAAAGAGTAAATGACGGTTACAAATCTTCCGATTGA